CTTTGCGCCGGTACTTGACGCAGCAGACGTAGTGGAAACGTAGGGAATACACGGAGTGGCAGCCTCTATCAAGCTGGTACTTCATGGCTATATTGTAGCAATAGAACCAAAGCAGAACAATAGTTCCCAGAAAAATAAGGTCCGCCGTATCGATCCCGCCCTTCGCCCTCGCTTCGCCAGTAAGGAAGGCGGAAGGCGCGGGGACTTCCCGGCGGGAAAGTTAAAAGAAGAATATATACCTCCGGCTTCACCTAAAGCTAAAAAGTCATACGGGGCGGCCCACCCTGCCGGAAGTTCCCGGCCGGCTCAACGCTCCCGGGCGGAGCGCCGGGCAGTTGCCGGTCAATAGCCTTCAACAAGGGCTCAAAGAAGGGCAAAAGCTTTGAATCCTGAAAAACGCTGCCGCGCCCCGGCCCGCCCGGCTCGGTCTGGTGCCCGCCCGGAAACAGGCCGGTCTGCTGAAAGGGCGAAAGCAGGGCCAGAAAGACCACCACAATGGCCAACCCCCTGACGGCGCCGAATAAAAGCCCGCCCAGACGGTTTAAGGGGCCCAGCATGGTCATGCCGGCTATTCTGGTTAGCAAAGAGCCGGCAAAGCCCGCGGCCCAGGCTGTTGCTAAAAGCAGGGCCAGAAAACTCAAGACATCAAGTGCGGCAGCGGCAAACATCCTGGAAAGATGCTCCCCGATGGCAGTTGCCCTTCCCGGCACAGAGACGGCTGCAGGAGCCAGCCGCGCAGGCGGGAAGGCCGGCGGGGCCAAATCGGTATAAGGCAGAAAGAGTTTTAAAAGCCAGCTTGCCAGCGGCAGGAGTTTTTCCTCTATATTCCAGCGGGCAGACAGGTAATCGGATAGCGGACGGTAGTAGGCAAAAGCCGCCCCCAGGCCGATCAGGGTGCCGGCCAGCCTGGTAATGCTGGCCAAAAGGCCGCAGCGCAGGCCCTGCAAGGTGGAAAAAACAATTACCGCGACGATCAGCCAGTCCAGCCAGGTCATCCGCTTCACCCCAAAAGGGAAGTATCTGTAACAATTTATTTGCTAATGACATTATTATATTGTAAATTATATTGAATGCACAGAAGATGTGAAGAGTTTTTGCAAACCTCCAGTTCTGTGCATCAGGCCCGCCGGCCGCGCCCTCTTTTGCCCTGTGGCAAATCTTTAAGGCGGATGCTTCACGGCTATATTGTATCAACAAAACCGGGGCAGAACAATGGCCCTGGCAAACAAGCCCACCTTGCTCCGGCGGGCAAAGAAAAACGAAGGTGCCGGGGCAAGGCGGACGTAAAGTCAAAATTTCCGCAAACTTTTAAACGGCGGAACAAACAAAAGCGCGGCCAGGAGAACCAGCCCGGCAAGGCCGAAGAGGGGATACAGCAGGCGGACCAGCCCGGCAAAACTGAAACTGGACAGGGGCAAGGCCAGCAGGCAGGCAAAAATGCCGCAAAAGCGGTAGCGACTGCCGCCCTCCGGGGCCAGCCTGCTGGCAAAACCGTGTGCATCGGCTATGGCTGTTGTCAAAATGGCCAGCCAGATCAAAAGGCCTAACAGATGCCGAAACCCCTGCCCCAGGTGACCGGCCAGGTAAAGAAGCGGGATCTGGCAGAACGACGCTTCGGGCATGTAAGCAAGTCCGGCCAGAGTAACCAGGGAAACGGCCATCCCCAGCAACAGTCCCCCCAGCGCCCCTCCGGCCAATCCAAGCACCGGCGGAACCATCCTGCCCAGGGAAGAAAGAACCGCCAGAGGCACCACAATGTTATACGAAACGTACAGAAAGGCTGCCGGCAGCCAGTGCCCGCCTGCACCGCCGCCCTGCCACCCCGTCCCGGAAGACTGCGCCAGGTGCCGGGAAGCGCAAAGGGCCGCCGTTGACACGGCTACAACGGCCAGAAATTTCAGGGGGACCAGAAAAACATTGGCCGCCAGCACCCCCTCCAGCCCCCCCAATACCACCAGCGAGGAAAGCACTGTAACCGCCCAGACTCCGGCCCGCGCCGGCAGCCCGAACTGTTCCTCAAAAACCGCCGCGCTGCCTGCCATCATAACACTGAGCCCGCCTAAAAGCATGAAAATGTTCAGGGCGTCCATGATGCCGCCCGCCCTCTCCCCCAGCAGGAAGGCAAAAATATCCCTGTAGCTGGCCGATTTCATTTTTACCGATAAAAACATTATCAGGCCGCCTAAATAGGCAAACAGCAGCGCCGTCACGGCTGCGCCCAGAAGTCCGCTTCTGCCGTGCAGGACGAAAAACTGCATTATTTCCTGGCCGGATGCAAAGCCGGCCCCGATAACGGCGCCAATGTAGGCCGTAACGACCCTGGCAAGCAGCCAGAAATTCCTTCTTGCCCGGTTCAGGACCACACTCCCGCCTTTCCCGGAAAAGTACGTCACCGGGCAGCAGGCACCGCCCGGCAAAACAATTCTTGTTTCGCCAGCCTTTTCAAATCTTATGCAAAAAGCTTTGTCCAATGAACAAAAATTGCCCGCCGGGAATAAGAAATGCACCTTCTGGCAATAAATATACTAGTTTTTGTAATCTGGAGGGTAAAAAATGGCCGTTTTAAACAATCTTGAGACTTGTGCAAATCGGGAAAAGACAAGAATTCACACGGAAGATCCGGTAGCTGCCAGCAAGCTTGCCTGGGATTTGCTGGCCCGCCTGCAAAGACTGGGCGTTAAAAAAGAAAGCCCAAAAATTCTGCTGTGCATAGGAACCGACCGCTCCACCGGAGACTGCCTGGGGCCGCTGGTAGGCACCAAGATAGACGCGGACGGGCAGGATTTTTTCACAGTTTACGGAACTTTGAGCAATCCCGTTCATGCCGGAAATATCAGGGAAAAAATTGATGAGATTTACGAAAGCTATAAAAACCCTTTCATTATTGCCGTTGACGCCTGTCTCGGCCGCATTGAAAATGTGGGCTGCATAAGCCTGGGAGACGGTTCGCTGTACCCAGGTGCGGGGGTTAACAAGGAACTCCCGCCGGTAGGGCAGATTCACATAACCGGCACGGTAAACGTGGGCGGGTTCATGGAGTACCTGGTTCTTCAAAACACCAGGCTGAACCTGGTCATGAAAATTGCCGACGTTATTGCCAAGGGCCTCAAAAAGGCAGCTCAGGAGTTCTCAAAGCTAAATGCCCGGGGAATATAGCCCCCGGGCCGTATTTTTTGTTATAGCCTTTCTTTAAGGTCTTTTAAAATTTCCTCCGCCGTCTTTCCGGTGGCATCAATTATCACCGGACCGCCGGCTATGTCCTGCATACCCATAACGTTTCTGTCCATGCCCGTTATTACCGTCGCGTCCACCCTGCCGGCAGTGCCAGGTCTTACCACGGTATAACCTTCTCTTTCCAGGGCGGACTTAAGCGTACCAGACAGACTTTCTTCCACGGCAATTACCTTTCCGGCCAACTTTTCTCACCTCGCTGCTCTTTTTTAAATATTTTTAGGAAAGGGCTTACGCTTTATTCTTTAATCTTTAGTTCTTTTAAAATACCGATTACCTCATCGTCTTCTAGCTGCTCAAAGCGTTCGTAAAACTGCCCGACGGCGTAAAAAACGTCGGGCACATGCAGGCATACGACCCGGTCGGCTTCCCCTTCCAGCCTGTTCAGGGCTTCGCGGGAGGCCACAGGCACCGCCAGGATCAGTTCACCTGGCCGGCAATTCCTGACCGAACGCAAGGCTGCCTGCACGGTATAGCCGGTTGCTATGCCGTCATCCACCACTATTAACTGCCTGCCTTCATAATTTTGCTGCCCCCCGCCCCCGTAGAGAAGCATCCGGCGTTTTATCTCCTCTATTTCATCAGATATGATTTTTTCCAGGTCATCTTCTTTAACTCTCAGAATGTCCAGCAAGCGCCGGTTAAGAATGACAGTCCCGTCCTGGGCAACGGCGCCGGCAGCCATTTCTGGATCACCTGGCAGGCCGATCTTGCGCGGGATGATCAGATCCAGCGCAAGGTCCAGCTTCCTGGCTATTTCCGCGCCAACTGCCACGCCTCCCCTGGGCACGGCCAGCACCACCGCACCTTTTCTGACATGCCCGGCCAGTTTCTCAGCAAGCTTTTTCCCGGCTTCGGACCGGTCCTTAAAGAGCATAATAAACCTCCTTTTAAAGGCCTTTAAAAAGGCCTAATAAAAATATTGCAAAATATATTATGCCGCAGGCCAGCGCGCTTTAGCAGGCCGGCCTCCCGGCAAAAGGCTTGGTGAAAAGTTATTTTATGATATACTTGGATTAAAACAAAGTACCGCGGAAATGGGGAGATCCTGTTGAAGGTTATTTATTTCGGCTGTCAGGCCGGTGTAAGCGGGGAGTCGCTTCTGGGAGCGCTGGCCGGCCTGTTCGCCGATCCTGACGCGCTCATAGAAAAAATAAAGAGGTTAGCTGGGAAAAGCTTCAACCTTGAGTTCAAAAAATACCCGGTGGGGGGTATATCCGCCTGCGAAACCGTGCTGGCCCTGCCGGGCAGTGAACGGGAGGTTGCGGTGACAGAATTTGCTGCCGGAATAAAAGAGGGTTGCTCCGGAAACCCCGTCACAGAGGCGGCCGCCGGCATTTTATTCAGATTTGCTGGCGCCTTAGCAAGGCTTAAAGGCGTGCCGGAAAGCGCGGCCTTAATGAAAGAGGAAGAACTTTTGCGCATCCTGGTTATATCCGCCGGCTATTTTGCCGCCCTGCAAATGCTGGAGATCGAAAAGGTAACGGCCGACCCGGTTCCGGTTGCCCTGTCCGGCACCGGCGAACTGCTGGAGGAGGCTCTAGCCCTGGAGCTTTTAAGGGGAGCCAGGGTTAGGCCGTCCACCGGCCGCACAGCAGTCGCCAGCCCTCTGGGAGCGTGCCTGTTGGCCGCCAGCGCCGAGGAATTTGGCTTGATGCCCGAAATGGCCGTCTCCGGCACCGGCTACGGGCTTTTATCAGGCAGCGGCAAGGAAGCGGCTACGCCGGCCGTAGCCGGATTTGCGGACACCGCGGAAAAAGAGGGTGCCGGGCGCAGGGAAACCGTTACCGTCTTAGAGGCCAGTATAGACGACATGAACCCGGAGTTTTATCCTTACGTGATCGAGCGTCTCCTGGCTGCCGGCGCCCTGGACGCCTTTATGACCCCGATTTACATGAAAAAGGGCCGGCCTGCCTGCCTGCTGACGGTGCTGTGCCAAAGTAAAAGGCTTGAAGAAATGCTGCAGATTATCTTCAGGGAAACAACCACCCTGGGAGTGCGCATTAGGGAAGAAGAAAGGCGCGTTCTGGAAAGATGTTTCTTTTCTGTGGAAACTCCTTACGGAGCTGTAAAGGTCAAGGCCGGCTATGCCGCTCAGGGCGGGTTGCCCGTCCAGATGGCGCCAGAATTCGAGGATTGCAGGAAAATTGCGGCCGCCAAAGGCGTTCCCCTGAAGGAAGTTTACGCCGCCGCACAGCGGGAGGCCTATAAAACAATTAAAGGGGCCTTCTCTTAAGGATTGGGCCCTTTCAAGAAGAAAATTTGCCATGCGAAAGCCGGCTAAAGCAAAGAAGCCGGAGGAGTCTGTCGGCCGGACAGAGCCGCAAGCTTATTGAAAAAGTTTAGCGGCGGCTTAAGCTGTACGGCTCAGAATGCTTCGCGACGGGTGAACCAGGGTGGCTTCGGCAAAGGTAAAATTTATCAAAACAAGAGGCAGTTACAGCAAAAACTTCGGCAGCAGGGTTGCAAGCGGCGCGGCAAAAACAATTGAAGGAAGCAGGTTGCCAACTTTAACCTCCTTAATACCCAAAATGGTCAGGGCTATGCCAACTATCAAAAGCCCGCCGGTAGCTGTCATTTCGGCCACCGCCGCCTCGCTGAGAAAGCTCTTCAACTGAGAGGCAAGCAACGTAAGCGAGCCCTGGTAGACAAAAACGGGCAAAGAGGAAAAGGCCACGCCTATTCCCATAGTGGAAGCAAAAACAACCGCCGATATGCCGTCCAGGGCTGCTTTGGCAAACAGTATTCTTGGATTGCCGTTCAGTCCGTCTTCAATAGACCCCATCACGGCCATTGCCCCCACGCAGTATACCAGGCTTGCCGTAACAAAGGCCCTGCCGGCCTGCCCGGTGCCGCTGCCGGCTTTGGACTCAAGCCATCTTCCCAAACGCGCCAATCCGCCTTCAATGTTGAGCAATTCTCCGGTCAAACCGCCCAAAACCAGGCTGAGCACAACGGCCAAAACCTGCCTGGACTGAAGCGACATACCGAGACCAATTAAAAGAACGGCAAGGCCAATCCCCTGCATAATAGTGCACTTCAGCCGGTCCGGCAGGCCCTTTCTGAAAATTAGGCCCAGGGCGGAGCCGATAATGATGGCCGAACTGTTAACTACTGTTCCAA
The window above is part of the Pelotomaculum thermopropionicum SI genome. Proteins encoded here:
- a CDS encoding Uncharacterized membrane protein (possible Na+ channel or pump), encoding MIGTVVNSSAIIIGSALGLIFRKGLPDRLKCTIMQGIGLAVLLIGLGMSLQSRQVLAVVLSLVLGGLTGELLNIEGGLARLGRWLESKAGSGTGQAGRAFVTASLVYCVGAMAVMGSIEDGLNGNPRILFAKAALDGISAVVFASTMGIGVAFSSLPVFVYQGSLTLLASQLKSFLSEAAVAEMTATGGLLIVGIALTILGIKEVKVGNLLPSIVFAAPLATLLPKFLL
- a CDS encoding hypothetical protein (containing DUF1256, Protein of unknown function (DUF1256)), producing MAVLNNLETCANREKTRIHTEDPVAASKLAWDLLARLQRLGVKKESPKILLCIGTDRSTGDCLGPLVGTKIDADGQDFFTVYGTLSNPVHAGNIREKIDEIYESYKNPFIIAVDACLGRIENVGCISLGDGSLYPGAGVNKELPPVGQIHITGTVNVGGFMEYLVLQNTRLNLVMKIADVIAKGLKKAAQEFSKLNARGI
- a CDS encoding uncharacterized conserved protein, whose amino-acid sequence is MKVIYFGCQAGVSGESLLGALAGLFADPDALIEKIKRLAGKSFNLEFKKYPVGGISACETVLALPGSEREVAVTEFAAGIKEGCSGNPVTEAAAGILFRFAGALARLKGVPESAALMKEEELLRILVISAGYFAALQMLEIEKVTADPVPVALSGTGELLEEALALELLRGARVRPSTGRTAVASPLGACLLAASAEEFGLMPEMAVSGTGYGLLSGSGKEAATPAVAGFADTAEKEGAGRRETVTVLEASIDDMNPEFYPYVIERLLAAGALDAFMTPIYMKKGRPACLLTVLCQSKRLEEMLQIIFRETTTLGVRIREEERRVLERCFFSVETPYGAVKVKAGYAAQGGLPVQMAPEFEDCRKIAAAKGVPLKEVYAAAQREAYKTIKGAFS
- the CvpA gene encoding Uncharacterized membrane protein (required for colicin V production): MTWLDWLIVAVIVFSTLQGLRCGLLASITRLAGTLIGLGAAFAYYRPLSDYLSARWNIEEKLLPLASWLLKLFLPYTDLAPPAFPPARLAPAAVSVPGRATAIGEHLSRMFAAAALDVLSFLALLLATAWAAGFAGSLLTRIAGMTMLGPLNRLGGLLFGAVRGLAIVVVFLALLSPFQQTGLFPGGHQTEPGGPGRGSVFQDSKLLPFFEPLLKAIDRQLPGAPPGSVEPAGNFRQGGPPRMTF
- a CDS encoding uncharacterised family protein (UPF0180); amino-acid sequence: MAGKVIAVEESLSGTLKSALEREGYTVVRPGTAGRVDATVITGMDRNVMGMQDIAGGPVIIDATGKTAEEILKDLKERL
- a CDS encoding Uncharacterized membrane protein, coding for MVLNRARRNFWLLARVVTAYIGAVIGAGFASGQEIMQFFVLHGRSGLLGAAVTALLFAYLGGLIMFLSVKMKSASYRDIFAFLLGERAGGIMDALNIFMLLGGLSVMMAGSAAVFEEQFGLPARAGVWAVTVLSSLVVLGGLEGVLAANVFLVPLKFLAVVAVSTAALCASRHLAQSSGTGWQGGGAGGHWLPAAFLYVSYNIVVPLAVLSSLGRMVPPVLGLAGGALGGLLLGMAVSLVTLAGLAYMPEASFCQIPLLYLAGHLGQGFRHLLGLLIWLAILTTAIADAHGFASRLAPEGGSRYRFCGIFACLLALPLSSFSFAGLVRLLYPLFGLAGLVLLAALLFVPPFKSLRKF
- a CDS encoding predicted phosphoribosyltransferases translates to MLFKDRSEAGKKLAEKLAGHVRKGAVVLAVPRGGVAVGAEIARKLDLALDLIIPRKIGLPGDPEMAAGAVAQDGTVILNRRLLDILRVKEDDLEKIISDEIEEIKRRMLLYGGGGQQNYEGRQLIVVDDGIATGYTVQAALRSVRNCRPGELILAVPVASREALNRLEGEADRVVCLHVPDVFYAVGQFYERFEQLEDDEVIGILKELKIKE